Genomic segment of uncultured Desulfobacter sp.:
TCCAACAAAGAACGCGTTATCAGCAATCTCAAAGTGTTTTACGGGCCGGATCAGGCCAAGACCATGGTAAGGGTCGTGGGCCAGCCTATCCTGAAGGATGTCAACTACAGTTTGGCCAACCTGGTTGTTGATATCTGCCAGCGGCTTCTACGGCCTAATATCACCCTGAATAAAAACGAAACGAAAAAACGCATCCGGGAAGCCCAGGCGCAGATCAAACCCACCCTGTACCAGATCAAGGCGGGGGAAATGCTCATTCGGGAAGGCGAGCGGGTTGATGAACTCAAACTGGTCAAACTCAACGCGTTGAACGAGCAGGTCGAGGATAAGGATGTGATCATGACCATCACCGGCATCTGCATGTTCACCAGCCTTTTGCTCCTTGTGGTTTATTTTCTTTTTCTCAAAAACCATCCAAAGCTTAGCCGGGACATAAACAAGCACATGACCTTTCTGACCCTGGGCCTTTTGCTCTATATCGGATTTACTGAGCTTGCCGTGTACATTGCCCACGCCTCAAATCCGGAAATCTCCGGCAAAATTGCATCCAGCGCAATATACATGGTGGTGCCTTTACCGGCAGCGGCGATGATCACCTGTCTTTTCCTGGGGTTTGACATTGCGCTCTATTTTTCCCTGGTACTTTGCAGTTTATGCACCATATCCTTTGGCGGCGGGTTCCAGGTTTTTTTGTTCTTTTTTCTGTCCAGTGTTACATCGGCTTACTGGATCAAGGAACGAAACGAACGCCATCATTTCATCGTAGCCGGATTTAAACTGGCGTTTTTCAATGCATGCCTTGCCATTGCCCTGGGATTTTTCATGCCCTCCCAGGCACTGCCCTGGGCAACGATAGTGAAACAGGTGACAATGGCCGTGGGCGGCGGCGTTTTTGCGGCCATTCTGACGGTGGGGTTCACTCCGTTGATCGAAGTTTTGTTCAATTACACCACAGCAGCTAAACTGCTGGAATTTTCAAACCTGGACCAGCCCCTGATCAAAAAATTAATGATCGAAGCACCGGGCACTTACAATCACAGTGTCATTGTCGCAACCCTTGCCGAAGCCGCCGCATCGGCCATCCGGGCAGACAGTCTCAAGGCCAAGGTCATGGCGTATTACCACGACATCGGCAAACTGGACAAAACCATGTATTTCATTGAAAATCAGTCTGACGGCCGGAACCGCCATGACAAGCTTTCCCCGTCCATGTCCGCCTTGATCCTCATCGGCCATGTAAAAAAAGGCGTGGAAATGGCAAAAAAATACAAACTGGGCAATGAAATCGTGGAAGGCATCATCCAACACCACGGCACATCCCTGATAAAATATTTTTATAACAAAAGCCTGAAAGCCGGCAATGAAAACATCAATGAAGATGATTTCAGATACCCGGGCCCCAAACCCCAGACACGAGAGGCGGGCATTGTGATGCTTGCCGATGTGGTCGAAGCGGCCACCCGGGCCCTTGAGCGCCCGACTCCATCCAGGATAAAAGGCCGTGTCAAAGAGCTGATCAATGACATATTTGCCGACGGTCAGCTCGAAGAGTGCGAAATGACATTGAAAGATCTTCACCAGATCGCCAAAAGTTTCAATAATATTTTAACCTCTATTTATCACAGCCGCATTGAATATAATGACAAGCCCCAGGATAAGAAGAATGGAAAACCTAAAGATACTGATAGACAACCAGCAAGAGGAGAGGCTGCCAACAGCCCCCCTGCACAAAAAGACCGAACAGATCTTAAACGCCTTGGGTTGTGACGACCACGAGCTTTCCATCGTGATCACCGACGATGCCCAGGTCAGGGAGTTAAACCGGACATACCGGGGAAAAGACAAACCCACCAACGTACTCTCCTTCCCCATGCAGGAGGGAGAATTCTCAGACATCACCCCGGGGCTTCTCGGGGATGTGGTCATCTCCCTTGACACCGCCCGGGCCGAAGCCCAGGCAGCAGGAATTTCCACAGATGAACGAATGTCCCAATTATTGATACACGGCATTCTTCACCTGATTGGATTTGATCATGAACTGGGCGAAAACCAGGCCCTGGAAATGGAAGAGAAAAGCCTGGAACTGCTCAGGATCGTAGAACCCAATATCAATCTGACCGCATTTTAAAAATTATTAAGGATAAGAATATGGCTGAATTGGCTGTGAACGTAGACCATGTGGCCACCCTGCGCCAGGCAAGGGGTGCCAAATACCCGGAACCGGTCCAGGCCGCCCTGGCCGCAGAAACCGCCGGGGCAGATGCCATTGTGGTACATCTGCGTGAAGACCGCCGCCACATCCAGGAACGGGATGTTCGCCTGATCTCCCAAACGATAAAGACCCGGTTGATTCTTGAAATGGCCGCCACCAGTGAAATGCTGGGCATTGCCCTGGACATCAAGCCTGAAACCGTCACCCTGGTACCCGAAAAAAGAGAAGAGCTGACCACCGAAGGCGGTCTGGATGTCATTACCCATATGGAACACATCCGCCAGGCCGTATCCACCCTGAAAAATGCCGGCATCAAAGTCTGCATTTTCATTGACCCCGACCTGGATCAGATCAAAGTGGCCCACAAAATAGATGCCGATTCCATTGAGATACACACCGGCGCATTCTGCGATGCCGTAACTTCCTATGACCGGGAAAGGGAATACGCAAGAATTGTGGATGCGGCAAAAATCGGTACCCGCCTGAACCTAGGTGTGCATGCAGGCCACGGCATCTGTTACCAATCCATCAAAGCGTTCAAGGGACTTTCTGAAATCACTGAGTACAGCATCGGACATGCCATCATCTCAAGGGCGATTATGACAGGCATGGACACGGCCGTCAGGGATATGGCGCAATTAATTAAAGATCTGTGATTTACATTTGTTCCATTGATCTGATATAGTCATTTTTCAACTGGATTATTTCAACGTATTTAAAATATTTAAAAATACCGTAACACCATATTCCCCGGGGAATAAATGATCAAAATGCAACAGCCCCCAATGCACCAGGAAACGCTTCTCATCATTGATGATGAAATCTCCATCAGGGAGAGCCTGGCTGATTTATTTGAGGATAAAGGATACCGGGTTTTTACGGCAGAAAACGGACATATGGGCCTGGACCTGTTTTTCCGTAAAAATGTGGACGTGGTCATCACGGATCTGCTCATGCCGGTCATGGGCGGACTTGAGGTCATGCGCACCATCCACAAATCCGACCCGGATCAACCCATGATTGTGATTTCAGGCGCCGGCAAAAAACAAGATGTCATCCAGGCCCTTCAAATGGGTGCCAAAGACTATATTTCCAAACCCATCATCGACCTGGATATCATTGTTCATGTGGTGAAAAAAGTTTTTGAGAACAGACGTCTGGCAAAAGAAAACAAGGCCTATAGCGAACAACTGGCAAAAAGCGAACGACAGTACAGGACCATTACCGAACAAATTGCTGAAGGGGTCCTGACAGTAGATGCCCGGGAAAATATCACCTTTGTCAATCCGGCATTCTGTAAAATGATGGGGTATCCGGCAGACAAACTGGTATCAATGAACCTTGAGGAGATCTCCACCCGGGAAAGCTTTCAGGTGATACTTGAACAGACCCAGATCAGAAAAAAAGGCAAAACGAGCCGGTATGAAATCCAACTGGTACATGCGGATCTCCACACCGTACATGTGGAACTGACCTGCAGCCCCATTAACCAGGGCAAAGATCAAACCTATACAGGCACCATTATCATGGCCCGGGACATATCCCGGCGGATTAAACTACAGCGCCAGTACGAACAATTCATAAAATATCCCCAGGACATACCCGAACATGCCATCGCCATCTGCGCAAACTGCAAAAAAATCAGGGGCAAAGACAACCGGTGGAAAGATATTGAAAAGGCATTTGACCATTTAATATTTTCCCACGGAATATGCCCGGCCTGCTGCGATAAATTGTACCCGGACCTTAATTTTGAAGACACAGATACCGATTCGGGAAAAGGCTCAGCCTAACAACCCAGCCGAACGCGCCGCCCAGCTCACGCCGCATTCATTGTTGGACCCCGAAGAGACGTACTTACTTTTTAGAGATGTCGGACTGTTATCCATTAAAAACCCCTGCCCTGCCCACGCTAAAAGGTCTGCGTCATTGTAATCATTGCCCACGGCAGTCACCATTTCCCGGTTGACACCAAGCTGGTCGGCCAGCCATTGGGACGACGCACTCTTGCTGACCCCGGCAGAAAACACTTCTATCCACAACGATTTATGGTCCAAAGGAGATGTCGCTGGAATCACACTGAACCCTGACAGTTCACAGCGCAACGCATCTATATGCGTCCAGGGAAATCCAGCAGGTACAATGGCCAGAACCTCAGTGGACTGATCATAAATCATGTTTCCCGCCCCAAGGGGCGTGGCAAACTCAGAATACATATCCATCCGCCGCTGAAAATCCGGATTGATGCCGGATGTGGATTTAAACAAAAAATACGAGGTCTCGGGAATGGCTTTATGGACCATATAATCAAATCCATACCGGTCAAAGCACGCTGCAATTTCCAATGCCCCGTCCCTGGGGATGGAACAACAACGGATCAACTGGTTTTCAGGCCAGGCCATAATGCCGGCGCCTGTGGAAAAAATCAGATAATCCAGGGGCAGATCTTCAGGAGCAAGCCCCATATGCCCAAAGGCGCGCCTGAAGGAATAAAGGCTGCGCCCTGTGGCGATCACCGTAATCACACCGGCAGATCTCAACTCAGCCAGGGTATCCAGATCCCAGCCACGGATACGCCGATCGTCCGTGAGCAGCGTACCGTCAAAATCAGTGACAAACATTGCCGGCATGTTAAATTCGCCCTTTCAACGGGCTATTGCAAAATGAAAGCACTATAATCGTAATGTATCAGGTGCAGCCTACTTCTTTTTCTCCAGTGCGGCCCGCAAAATGCTTTCCATGGAGCCAAAAGAGGAACCTCCCTTGTCACTTTTTGCAAACTGCTTCCAATTACCGGAGGATTTCTGGTCCGGGGGAGAAAGGGTCATGCGCCGGCTATCCTCATCCACTTCCTGGATCAGCACCGGCAGGGTATCCCCGGGTTTGAGGGACTCAATTTTCCCTGCATCTGAGGACTGGCGGAGATTCGACATGGGCATCAGGCCGGTAATGCCGGGTTCCAAGCGAATAAACAGCCCAAAACCTTCTTTTTTCTCCAGGGTTCCCTCCACGACACTGCCCACGGAATACTTGGCCAGGACACCGGTCCAGGGATCGCCCGCCGCATCTTTCATGCTCAAAGAGATCCGTTTGCTGTCCATATCAATGGCCTTGATTCGGACCTGGACGCTATCACCGACGCTCACCTCGTCCTCGGGGCGAAGCACCCGTTTTACGTGGCTCATTTCAGATATATGAACCAGACCGTCAATGCCCGGAGCAATCTCCACAAACGCGCCGAAAGCGGTCAAACGGACCACTTTGCCGCTGACCTGGTCTCCGGAGCTGAAGGTCGTGCCGATGTTATCCCAAGGATTGCCAGAGGTCTGTTTAACGGACAAAGAAATTTTGGGAGAATCGGAATTGGGTTTTTCAATCTTTAACACCTTAACCGGTAGGATATCATTCACCCGGACCACCTCTTCGGGCTTTTCCACCCGGGACCAGCTCAATTCGGAAATATGGGCCATGCCTTCCACGCCGGGGGCAAGTTCAACAAAAGCACCGTAGGACATCAGCTTGATCACCTTGCCCTGGACCGTATCCCCTTCGGCCAGTTCTTTCATGAATGCGGCACGTTCTTCCTTGATCTGCTCATTGAGAAGGTCCCTGCGGGAAACAACAATATTTCTGCCCTTTTCCTCATACCGGGTAATCAAAAAATGGTGGGTCTGTCCCTCGTAATCCTCGGGGGTTTCCACATATTTGACATCAATCTGGCTCACCGGACAAAACGCCCTTTTACCCAGAACATCCACGGAGAAACCGCCTTTAACAACGCCGGTCACCCGGCCTTCAACCGGGGTGTGCCCGCGGTAGGCATCCTCAATCATGGCAGCCATCCCTGCCCCGGAAACAGCCTTGGACAAAATCACTTCACTTTCGCTCAGGGAGACCACATACAGTTTAAGGATATCACCCACTGAATACTGAAACTCACCATCTTCATCCAGCAGTTCGGACTTATCCACCACACCGTCTGACTTTGTCCCCGTGTCCAGATAAACTGAATTTTCTCCGATGGAAATGATCTGGCCTTCCACCATATCTCCGGGTTTGAATTCCCGGCCGATTTTTGAATCATAGGCATCAAGCATCTGCTCAAAACTCATCTCGTCGTTGCTTTGGTCAATGCCGTTGTCAGTGTTCTGAGTGTTGTCGTCCTCAAACCTGTCGTTCATTTTCTTCTCCCGGCCCTCAGGTTTTTAACTCTGACGGGTCCGTTGTTAAATTTAAGTTTTCGCCAAAAATTTAAATCATAATACAATCACTGAATTTTGTCGAAGCAAAACAATGTCTAATAAAACAGTTGAGCATAAATGTCCACAGTGGGTGTATTATACCCGAAAAAAACGAAAACCTTTATTGCCGCTTACATAAATCACATAGGTTTCAATGGCAAAATGGGGAAACATCTGCAAAGCATCGTTTTTATACCCAAGCACCTTAAGTGCATCCGCTTCAAGGGGTGCCCGAAGGGATAATATTTTATCCGCATCTTTTCCGGGCGTATACTTAAACTGAATAATGCTTTTGGTGTTTTTGTATTTATTGTGATACTTGCCGGTCATCTCCCAATCACTCCTGCCGGAGGGATAATTGACCTCCATGGAAAAGGTGAACCAGCGCGACAGATAACGGGTGTAAAGTTCATAAAAAGTACAGCGGACAAAATTTTCATTGATTTTGTCCCACGCCTGGGCCGGAAACTGGCCAAGATAGACCTTGTAAAACCCTGCAAACAATTTTTTCATATCGAGATCTGCAAGGTATTCCCGGAATATATCGGTATAGCCTTTTGAGACTTCGTACTTGTTAAGTTCATTGTATTAGTCGGTAAAAATTTCACGCAGGGTATTGTTGGGCAGACACATGGCAAAATCATCCAGGCAGGTCACCATGCCCAGATAAAACAGGGATACAGGATAATAATCCCGTTCAAAAAAATGCCGCATGTTGAACTTGGACACCAGTTGTTTGGTATCGTATGGCAACCGGTTGTCAAACACCAGGGCGTCCATCATGGCGTCGGTGTTTTCCTTGACCGTTGTCAGCCGCTCAATCCAGGAGATATCGGTTTTCAAGTTGTCGTCAATGAGTTCCCGGGGAATCTTGCCGTCATTTAAAACAAATCGTTTTAGAAAATAGGTAACAATGGTTGAGTTGAACAGGGTTTCTTCAACTTCCGGCACAAAGCGGTAGCCATTATAATGGGTATTCATGATCGCAAGGATCTCAGGCTTCCGGGAGGGATCAAAGCCAAAAGCATCAAATATCCAGGTAAGATAGTCCCGGGTCTCCGCATGGGTAAATCCCAGCATGTTCACCAGTTTTTCTTCGAGTGTAACGATTTCTGCAATATTAAACCCGGAAGTCAGATCATCAATGGTGATCGGCAATACGCCGGTAATAAATACCTTGCCCACACTCTGCAGCTCAATCCCGGATTTAATGACCTTGAAAAACGAACGCAGGAAAAAATCGCCGGTGGTGAGTTCCTTATAACGGTCGTCGTTGCGGGTGGTGATCAGTTGATTGGTGAAGTTATCATACTCATCAATGATAATGTAAAGTGGCGGTAGATCATTGTTGTTGATTTTTTCGATGATGATCTGTAATTGGTTTGCAATGGGCATTTCCCGGGTGATATTCAGATCACCCAGAAAATGGGCGTACCGGGACAGAAAGGTCTGGAGTGTCGCACCCTGGGTCACCGTAAAATTTTCTTCAATCACCTTGATATCCGGCTTGACACTCACCACGGAAAAATTCATCCTCAGCACCATAAAGCTGTTTTTTAGCGGGGTCGGGTGCCGGCCGATCCAGGTCTGCCCAAAAGGGAATCAAATTGATCCGTGAAGTTAATGTCGTAATAACACGCCAGGGTGGAACACCAAAGGCTTTTACCAAAACGGCAGGGACGCAGAAACACAGGCACCTGCCAATTTTCAAGCTCGGCTATGTAACGGGTCTTGTCCACATAATAATAGCCGTCATTGATAATTTGCTCAAAGCTGCTAACGGCGTAAGGAATTTTTTTCATGAAGGTCCTTAATCCATGCCATAAAGTTAGGCACTAAATATTTTATTTCATCAAGAAGTGCATGAAGAATATATATCGAAAAATGAATTTTCATGTCGTTTCTGCTCTTGGGTGGTAAAATTAAAATCATCTTAACTTTATGGCGATGGCTACCAATAGTGAAAGAAGTCAACGGCCATTACCGGCAAAGGTTACACACCACATAATAGACATATTTGTCGCCCTGCTATTCCTTAAAAGTTCTGATTCTTTACGATTTTAACGCTGTGCTCTGGGGCAAACCGAAGCGTAGGTTTGTCCCTATCAGCACTTTGTGTGAGCCGGGCACGGCACGTGTCATTAAGAGTGAGTCAAACGTAAACAATTTCAGAACGTTTGGCAAGTCTTAGACCAATCCTTATGGCGGCGAAGGGTGTAGTGGTAGTTCAACGGGGGTAAGGGTTAATGTGGCAGGAGCTTCCATCGACTAACCGGCCAAAGAACGTGAGGGGATTCCTTTATTTTTCCCTCACTTTTCTGGCTGCCCTCAATCCAAGGCGGTGTCATAAACCTTCCCACAGCATCATAGGCGTCATTCTAAAAGCCCCTATTGCATACCTACCCGAAGGTATGTATAATGCGCGCCACTAAATTAAGGGGAATCCATGGCGAGAAAAACAAAAAAAGAGGCACAGAAGACACGGCAGCAAATTCTGGATGCCGCGCTCAAGATCTGTTCTGAAAAGGGCTATTCAAAAACCACGTTCGTGGATGTTGCCAATGAGATAGGATTGACAAAGGGTGCGGTTTATTGGCACTTCAAAACAAAACCTGAACTTTTGGCTGCTATGATCTCATATGGTGAAGAAAAACAGTACAATCTCTTTGAAAATATGATGCTGGAAAGCGTAGCAGACCTGCGCCGGGGAATCGCCGAATTTGCCAATACCTTTGTTAGTGATGAGGAGGCCTGGAAGTTTGAGTTTTTCTGTGGTTTCCAGATTGAATGGTCAACCGAGCTCATGGCGGAAGTGCATGAAAAATTAGCGGAACTGCGCGTTGATCCAATGAAGGAGTTTGAAGAAAAACTTGTGCGGTTGCAGGAAAAAAGCGCGTTAAGTAAAGAAAAGGACGCCCGGGCCCTTGCGCTGTGTTTCGCTTCATCTTGGATAGGCGCAATGCATTTGGCCATGTACGGCGAATATGATCGGAATAAATTTGTGGAAGTGGTCCTGGAAAGTTTTGACCTGCTGTTCGGCCCGCTTTCCATCTGAGGCATCGCACGTCAATATAACAGCCACGGGCTGACCTGACATATCAATTGCAAGGCATAGCCCACAACAAAGCTTGAAAGATCTGAGTAACTTACCCAGACGTTCTTATAAAGGAGAAATCTAATGGGAAAGGCAGTAGGAAACGCGGTGATCGCGATCATTTTGATCGGCGTGGGTTATGTTATCAATCTGGTTATTCCTTCAGGCGACCAGGGGCCGGGCATGATGGAAATGGGCCAAATGCCGCCGCCTGCGGTGGTCGCAGTTGAGCTGAAAGAGCAGCCCCTGGATGTGCTTGACGACCATATTGCAACGGTGGAGCCGGTGCAGGAAGTTATGGTCCGCTCGGAAGTTTCGGGGTACATTGATGATGTCCATTTCACGGAGGGATCTTTTGTGAAAGAAGGCGACCTGCTCTTCACCATTGACCAGAAACAATACCAGGCCAAAGTTGACGTTCGCCAGGCAGAGCTGGCCAGTGCAAAAGCCGAACTGAACCGTGCAAAAAAATACTTCAAGCGTATGCGTGAGGCAAATAAACGCAGCGTTTCTCAGTCGAATCTCGACACTGCGGAAAGCGACCAGTTGCAGGCCGAGGCCAGCCTGAAACAGGCGGAGGCCAATTTGAACCTGGCCAAAATTGACTTGGGGTATGCCAAAGTGCGGGCTCCGATCAGCGGCCGAATCGGCTTGGCCAAGGCAACCAAGGGTAACTATGTCACTTCCGCCTCCAACGAACTTGCCCGCATTGTGCAAATCAGTCCCATCCGTGTAGTTTTTTCCATGACCGACCGCGCGTTCCTGGATTTTCGTGCCCAGGAACTGGCGGGTGCCTCTGACGATCAGGCTGCCCGCATTCGCCTGCCCAACGGTACACAGCTTCCGCTGATTGGCAAAAAAGAGTTCGACGACAACGTTATGAATGCCGAAACCGGTACCATGGCAGTCCGCTACCTGTTCGATAATCCCGACGGACAACTGGTCCCCGGCGGCTATGTCAACATTCTGCTTGGATCACGGAAACGCCCCATGGGCATCCGAATCCCCCAACGGGCACTGTTGCTTGACCCAAAGGGTTCCTATGTGCTGACAGTCAACGGAGAGGGACAGGTTGGCACCGCCCGGGTTGAGACCGGAGACTCGGTTGAAGGAGACTTTGTGGTGCTTTCCGGACTGAAGGCCGGTGACCGTATCGTGGTTGACGGTGTGCAAAAAGTGCGGCCCGGCATGACCGCCCAGGTAACTTTGCAGGAGGCCGGACAATGATTTCACGCATATTCATTGACCGCCCGCGCCTGGCGGGTGTGGTTTCCATTGTCCTGATGCTGGCAGGAATTCTTTCGATCACTTCCCTGCCCATTACCCAGTATCCCCAGGTCACCCCCCCGCAAATCGTGGTGCGTGCAAGCTACCCCGGTGCCAGTGCCGAAGTCATGGCCGACATCGTGGCCGGACCCATTGAAGATGCCGTGAACGGCGTACAAAACATGATTTACATGTCATCGACCTCTGACAATTCGGGAAGCTACTCGCTCACCGTAACGTTTGCTGTGGGCACTGATCCGGATATGGCCCAGGTAAAGGTACAGAACCGTGTGTCCCAGGCCGAACCTATGCTGCCCAGCGAAGTTGTGCAGCAGGGAGTAACGGTGGAAACCGAATCAGCCGACATGCTCGGCTTCGTGATTGTCCGCTCCCCAGACGCAAGTCTTGATGAACAGGTAATGAGTGACTACACCTATAAAATGATCCAGCCTGCCTTTGAACGTATCCCCGGCGTCAGCCGGGCACAGGTTTACGGTCCCAAATACAGCATGCGCGTCTGGCTTGATTCCGACCGCATCTCCGCACTCGGTATCGGCGTCGATGAAATAACGGCAGCCATACGCAACCAGAATGTGCAGGCCTCCATCGGCGCCATCGGCTCCACCCCGGACGACGGCTCAGGACAGGTTGCCTTTACCCTGACCGCCCAAGGACGGCTCAACGACACAGAATCCTTTGGCAACATAGTGGTGCGCACCGGCACAGACGGTGCCGTGGTCTACCTCAAGGATGTGGCACGCATCGAAAAAGGCTCTGACAACTATCTATTTTCCGCCAAATACAACAACGCACCCTGTGTGGCGCTGGGCTTAAGCCGGACTCCGGGTTCCAATGCCCTTGACACCATGGATGAGCTGCAGACGGTAATGAAACGCCTCAAAAAGGATTATCCCGAAGGCCTTGAAGCCGTGCTGTCCTATGACGCCTCGAAATTTGTCCGCACCAGCATCCGTGAAATCGTATCCACCCTGGCGCTGACCTTTCTGCTCGTGGTTATAGTCTGTTATGTTTTTTTGCAGAACTGGCGCGCCACATTGATTCCATCCATCACCATACCGGTCTCGCTATGCGCCACCTTCATGGTGCTGGCTGCCCTCGGCTACAGCATCAACACACTGACACTCTTTGGCCTGGTACTGGCCATCGGCCTGGTGGTGGATGACGCCATCGTGGTGGTTGAAAGGGTTATGGAGCTGATGGAAAGCGAAGGGCTGGACCAAAAAAGTGCAGCCATAAAAGCGATGCAGCAAGTCAGCGGAGCGGTCATTGCCACCACGTTGGTACTGCTGTCCATTTTTGTTCCCATCGGATTTATGGCAGGCATCACCGGCAAAATTTACCAGCAGTTCGCAGTGTCGATTTCAGCAGCGGTCTTCTTTTCCACGCTCAACGCCCTCACACTCAGTCCTGCGCTCTGTGCGACCTTTCTTCAGGTGTCTAAACCCGAACAACGGGGGCCGAAGCACTGGTTCAATACCGTACTAAACCACGTACGGGGCAGCTATGTCTCCGCCAGCATCTTTATTGCCCGCAAACTGATCTTGACCACCCTGATCCTGCTTGGTGTATTCGGCGTTACCTATTTCCTGTTCAACACCAGCTCGTCATCCTTCCTGCCCGATGAAGACCAGGGCGTCATTTTCGGGATGGCACAGCTGCCCGAAGGCGCCACCCGAACCCGCACCGAGGCACTGCTGGAGCATGTGTTGACACCGCTGCAGGATGAACCGGGAATTGAGTACACCATTCAGGTCACCGGATTCAGCATGATGGGCGGTTCTGCCGAGAATGTGGCCTTCTTCATGTTCGGCCTTGACCATTGGAGCAGGCGAGAATCTCCCGGATTGAGCATTACGGCCATCCAGCAAAAACTGCAGGGACGCCTGGCTGCGGAGCCGGGCGCCCAGCTCAACCTGTTTGTGCCCCCTGCCATCATGGGTCTGGGCAACAGCGGGGGCTTGGACATTCGTCTTCAGGCCACAGGGGACAACGATCCCCAGCAGCTCCAGTCTGTTATGAACAACTTTTTGATGCAACTTAACATGGCCCCGGAAATTATGTTCGGCTTCAGTGCCTATTCCGCTGCAACGCCCCACCTCTATCTGGATGTGAACCGCACCAAAGCCGCGTTGATGCAGGTCGATGTCAGCACTATTTTCAATGCACTGCAGAACTATATGGGTTCATTTTATGTGAATGATGTCAACTTTGACGGACAGGTGAACAAGGCCATTATCCAGGCTGACTGGGCCCACCGGAAGAACATTGAGGCCCTGGACAATATCCATATAAAGAGCCGCACCGGTGCCATAGTACCACTGGGCAGCCTGGTTAAGATAAAAACCACCCTGGCACCGCGAATGGTCGAACGCTACAACAAGTTCCCGGCCGCCGGCATCACTGCTTTTACAGCACCGATGGTCAGCAGCGGCGATTCGATGTTGAAGGTTTCCAAGCTTGCAGAAACAACATTGCCCGAAGGCTATACCTTTGACTGGTCGGGATTGAGCTACCAGGAAGCCACCGCCGCAGGATCAGCCAACCTGATTTTCCTTATGGCCATTATCTTTGCCTATCTTTTTCTTGTAGCGCAATATGAAAGCTGGACCACGCCGCTGCCGGTAATCCTTTCAACCTCAGTGGCCGTGCTTGGCGCCCTGGCCGGTCTGATAGTGGTCAAATTACCACTAAGTATCTATGCCCAGCTC
This window contains:
- a CDS encoding PD-(D/E)XK nuclease domain-containing protein, with amino-acid sequence MKKLFAGFYKVYLGQFPAQAWDKINENFVRCTFYELYTRYLSRWFTFSMEVNYPSGRSDWEMTGKYHNKYKNTKSIIQFKYTPGKDADKILSLRAPLEADALKVLGYKNDALQMFPHFAIETYVIYVSGNKGFRFFRV
- a CDS encoding AAA family ATPase; this translates as MVLRMNFSVVSVKPDIKVIEENFTVTQGATLQTFLSRYAHFLGDLNITREMPIANQLQIIIEKINNNDLPPLYIIIDEYDNFTNQLITTRNDDRYKELTTGDFFLRSFFKVIKSGIELQSVGKVFITGVLPITIDDLTSGFNIAEIVTLEEKLVNMLGFTHAETRDYLTWIFDAFGFDPSRKPEILAIMNTHYNGYRFVPEVEETLFNSTIVTYFLKRFVLNDGKIPRELIDDNLKTDISWIERLTTVKENTDAMMDALVFDNRLPYDTKQLVSKFNMRHFFERDYYPVSLFYLGMVTCLDDFAMCLPNNTLREIFTD
- a CDS encoding AAA family ATPase; its protein translation is MKKIPYAVSSFEQIINDGYYYVDKTRYIAELENWQVPVFLRPCRFGKSLWCSTLACYYDINFTDQFDSLLGRPGSAGTRPR
- a CDS encoding TetR family transcriptional regulator, which produces MARKTKKEAQKTRQQILDAALKICSEKGYSKTTFVDVANEIGLTKGAVYWHFKTKPELLAAMISYGEEKQYNLFENMMLESVADLRRGIAEFANTFVSDEEAWKFEFFCGFQIEWSTELMAEVHEKLAELRVDPMKEFEEKLVRLQEKSALSKEKDARALALCFASSWIGAMHLAMYGEYDRNKFVEVVLESFDLLFGPLSI
- a CDS encoding efflux RND transporter periplasmic adaptor subunit; this translates as MGKAVGNAVIAIILIGVGYVINLVIPSGDQGPGMMEMGQMPPPAVVAVELKEQPLDVLDDHIATVEPVQEVMVRSEVSGYIDDVHFTEGSFVKEGDLLFTIDQKQYQAKVDVRQAELASAKAELNRAKKYFKRMREANKRSVSQSNLDTAESDQLQAEASLKQAEANLNLAKIDLGYAKVRAPISGRIGLAKATKGNYVTSASNELARIVQISPIRVVFSMTDRAFLDFRAQELAGASDDQAARIRLPNGTQLPLIGKKEFDDNVMNAETGTMAVRYLFDNPDGQLVPGGYVNILLGSRKRPMGIRIPQRALLLDPKGSYVLTVNGEGQVGTARVETGDSVEGDFVVLSGLKAGDRIVVDGVQKVRPGMTAQVTLQEAGQ